A portion of the Colius striatus isolate bColStr4 chromosome 1, bColStr4.1.hap1, whole genome shotgun sequence genome contains these proteins:
- the SYTL2 gene encoding synaptotagmin-like protein 2 isoform X7 has protein sequence MASLSSVSGSLMSICSADFGNVDVKGNIQFAIDYVEQLNELHIFICQCKGLAVADVKRQRSDPYVKTYLLPEKYQLGKRKTSVKKKTLNPVYNEILRYKIEKNLLKSQILNISVWHNDTFGRNSFLGEVELDLGTWDWNDKSNKQIDWFPLKPRTSTMSLTLENRGEMKLALQYVPHPVGGKKTLSTGEVHIWVKECHDLPPLRGSKLNSFIKCTVLPDTSRKSRQKTRTVAKTTNPIFNHTMVYDGFRPEDLKEACIELTVWDHNKLANHFLGGLRIGLGTGKSYGTTVDWMDSTSGETALWKKMMNSPNTWVEDTLPLRMLMVAKLTK, from the exons ATGGCCTCCTTATCTTCT GTGAGCGGAAGCCTAATGAGCATCTGTAGTGCAGACTTCGGCAATGTTGATGTGAAGGGGAACATTCAGTTTGCAATTGATTATGTAGAGCAGCTGAATGAGCTCCATATTTTTATCTGCCAGTGCAAGGGCTTGGCAGTGGCAGATGTTAAGCGACAGCGTTCAGACCC CTATGTAAAGACGTACCTGCTTCCTGAGAAATACCAGCTGGGCAAACGGAAGACTTCtgtcaaaaagaaaactttaaatcCAGTCTATAATGAAATACTGCGG TATAAAATTGAGAAGAATCTCTTAAAGAGTCAAATCCTCAATATCTCTGTCTGGCACAATGATACCTTTGGGAGGAATAGCTTCCTTGGTGAAGTGGAGCTGGATTTAGGAACTTGGGACTGGAATGATAAATCCAACAAGCAGATCGACTGGTTTCCACTCAAGCCAAGG ACTTCAACAATGTCTCTTACACTAGAAAACAGAGGGGAGATGAAACTAGCCCTCCAGTATGTCCCACACCCTGTTGGAG ggaagaagACATTATCTACTGGTGAGGTCCACATCTGGGTGAAGGAATGCCATGACCTCCCTCCTCTGAGAGGCAGCAAGCTCAACTCTTTTATTAAGTG cacTGTTCTTCCAGATACCAGCAGAAAAAGTCGCCAGAAAACAAGAACGGTGGCAAAAACTACAAACCCAATATTCAACCACACCATGGTCTATGATGGCTTTAGACCAGAAGATTTGAAAGAAGCCTGCATAGAACTCACAGTCTGGGATCACAACAAACTAGCTAACCACTTTCTGGGAGGTCTCAGGATAGGCCTTGGAACAG GCAAAAGCTATGGAACTACAGTAGACTGGATGGATTCTACTTCAGGTGAAACTGCCCTGTGGAAGAAGATGATGAACTCGCCAAACACATGGGTAGAAGATACACTGCCTCTCAGGATGCTAATGGTTGCAAAACTGACAAAATGA